A region from the Euzebyales bacterium genome encodes:
- a CDS encoding TrkA C-terminal domain-containing protein, whose protein sequence is MLVPEGSPLHGRGLREVPAPDGALVAAVVRDVDVVVPRGATRLRAGDLLIVTTVDRDQGIDDVERWAQAHAEADVEDGRLRSRHGE, encoded by the coding sequence GTGCTCGTGCCCGAAGGCTCGCCCCTGCACGGGCGGGGGCTCCGCGAGGTGCCGGCGCCCGACGGCGCGCTCGTCGCGGCGGTCGTCCGCGACGTTGACGTGGTCGTCCCGCGCGGGGCCACCCGCCTCCGGGCGGGCGACCTGCTGATCGTCACGACCGTCGACCGCGACCAGGGGATCGACGATGTCGAGCGCTGGGCACAGGCCCATGCGGAGGCGGACGTCGAGGACGGCCGGCTGCGGTCCCGTCACGGCGAGTGA